The genomic window CGCTTCGGAGGCTGATAGCGCTCACGTGGCGCCTCGGGCTCACTGCCTTCAGAAGTCGGCGCGCGAGAGGGACGACTGCTTCGCAGTGGGGTCGGATCACGCCGCGGTCGTTCACGCTGCGGCCAGGCTGTTTCAAAGAGACGTCCAGGCTCAGGGTTGGACCGATGCTGTCCAGACTCCTCTCCCGACAAATCCTCGGTAGATTGCTGATGGGCTGGGGTTTGTTCGGTGAACGATTCATCTCGAACCTCCACCTCGCGTGGGGTCTGTTCCCGCCGCCTGGACGAAAACAAAAGATTGCGGCGCTGCCGTTGCGCAGACGAGGAAGCCGCGTCAGATGCGTCCGTCCCTGAATTGCGAGCGTGATCATCCTCCCACGGCGCCGGTGCTTCGGCTGGCGGCACCGATGCTGCTGGGCGCGGCGCATGCAACGCCTCCTGAGATGAGCGGTCTGCAAAGTCCTCGGCCGCTCGAGGCCGATCCCTGGGAAACAGCGTGTCCTCCCGACTTGATCGTCCGACCGGCAGAGGCGGCATTGGATCCGGAGGGTTTTTGGAAGACCGGATAACGTCCACCAGGTCGGTCGCCTCACGGCTTCCGGCAAAAGGCGGAACCGACGGGATGCCAGTCTCAAGCCGGCGGGCCAGAGCCTTCAATTCCCGGCCCACAAAATAGAGCCCGATCAGGAGGAGACCTGTGCAAGACACAACTGTTCCGGCAACGATCATGGTGTTGCCGAAGCTGAATTCCTTGATCGGAACTCCAAAGAGGACCGTCAGAAGGCCAATACAGAGGACGACCGTTCCGCCGATCAACAGCGCAATCATTACAGACTCCCAAAGCTGCAGCCGGGAACTCGCGCCGCAGTGCATTATAATACTTTCATATTATTCCCATTACTAATTGGTAACTTTGCGCGCGCCCGCGCATATTTCTCACAGGCGCATCAAGAGGGTCCAGCAACCATCTGGATCAACAGGATAATCTATAGGTCTCGGAAAAAAATTTTACCTTGCCGCAAATGCTGCACTGCACCGGGAAAAATGCGCCATAATTGGCAATTACTTCAACATATAACTGAGATACATTGTTCCCGGGGAATGGCCTTCGACGCAATGAAGGCACGGGACACCGGGTTTATTGACTGATCATGTCAGCCATCACGACATCAGCCCTCGACACGCCTGCGCGGCGCTCGGTCGAACAGGTATGTGACGATCTCGCCATTGCCGTTTTGGCCGTGGTTAGCATTATCGCAGGTCTGACGTTCCGTGACTACGGCCTCGGCTGGGACGATTATACGCACGCAGAATACGCCGATCTGCTGCTGAAGATGTTCAGCAGCGGCTTTACGGATACCAGCGCGTTGTCGTTCGCCAACCTGTACATGTATGGCGGCGGCTTCGACATGGTCGCGGCGCTGCTGCATAAGATCATCCCACTCGAACTATTCGAAACGCGACGGCTCCTCGGCGCGATCGTGGGCGTCATAGGTCTTGGCGTCACATGGCGATTGGCACGGCGGATCAGCGGCCCAATTGCAGGTCTTACGGCGTTGGTTCTGCTGGCACTGTGCCCAATCTTTTACGGGCACATGTTCATGAATCCGAAGGATGCGCCATTCGCCGTCGCGATGGTGATCCTAATGCTCGGGCTTGTCAGGCTGGCACAGGAATATCCGGCACCGTCGCCACATACGACCGTAATCATCGGACTGGGCGCCGGACTCTCCATCGGTTCACGCATCCTGGGTGGCCTCGCCTTGGTTTATGCAGTTGCGGGATTCCTGCCGATCTGGATTTCCGATATTCGTGAACAGGGCCTGCGTGAAACGGTCCATAGGCTTGGACGCGTTTTGTACGTGCTGCTTCCAGCCGTCCTGCTTGGCTATCTGATCATGGGCCTGACGTGGCCGTGGTCGATCATCGAACCTGCCAATCCATTTCGCGCGCTGACTTATTTTTCCCACTTCTTCGAAAAACCGTGGAAGGAATTGTTCGACGGCGCGATTGTCTCCGTGCCGGACATGCCTTGGTCGTATCTGCCGACGTTGTTCGCGCTGCAGCTTCCAGAGGTCATGCTTGCACTGCTTGGTGCCGGAGTGATTGGCACGCTCGTGTCGCTGACACGCGGTAATGTCGACGCCAAGCGCAAGACCATCCTTTCGATGCTGACGCTCGCCGCGATGCTTCCTCTGATCATCGCTATGGTGAAGCGCCCTGCCCTTTACAACGGCATTCGTCACTTCATTTTCGTCATTCCGCCAATGGCGGTGCTGGGTGGCGTCGCGTTTGCCGCCATCTTCGACCGGTTGCGAGAGCGCGGCTGGAAAGTCCAAGCTGCTTTCGTCACGGTGTTTATTTTCGGTCTGGTGCTGCCGCTCAATGAGATGATCCGCCTGCACCCCTATCAGTACACCCACTTCAACCAGATCGCCGGAACGGTTCGAGAAGCAGACAACCGATATATGCTCGACTACTGGGGACTTGCGCTCAAACAGGCGTCGGAAGGCTTGCGACAGGAGATCATCCAACGGCACGAAGTTCCGCCGCGTAACCGCAAATGGCGGGTTGCTGTCTGTGGACCTCAGCGTCCTGCTCAGGTGGCGCTCGGCCCCGAGTTTACCATCGGGTGGGATAGCCATGCAGCCGATTTCGCAATGACACTCGGGGAATTCTACTGCAAAGGATTGAATGCCCCCGTGGTCGTTGAGATCAAGCGCGACGATGTGGTCTTCGCCCGTGTCTACGACATTCGCGGCAAGAGCATCGCGAGCTTGTTGGCCATTCCCGCTCCATAGAGCGTTTTCGAGCGAAGTGGGCTAGCTACCGGTTCGCGTGAAGAAAACGCGTCAAAGCAAGAATTGAGAGCTTCGGTTCTGCTTGAAGCTCTAGCCACCACAACCCAGCCACGACATAGCCGCCGTGCAACGCGCGCGTGTTGCTGCGCTGATCTCCCGGCGCTAGCTTTGATGAAAGCCTATGACAATGTGGGCCAAACTGCGGGAGAAACGTTCCATGTCACCAGCCGAAACTGCTCGCCTGAAAGAAGTCCAGTCAACGATGTCTGAGGCCGAATGGTCCCAGCGAGTCAACCTCGCCGCGGCCTATCGGCTGGTCGCTCTCTATGGCTGGGACGATCTGGTCGACACCCATATCTCGGCACGCGTCCCCGGCCCCGAGCATCATTTCTTGATCAACCCATACGGCCTGATGTTTGACGAGATCACTGCGTCAAGCCTCGTGAAGGTCGACCTCGACGGCAACCAGCTGACGCCGAGCGAGTACAAGATCAATCCCGCAGGCTTTACGATTCACTCCGCCATTCATGAGGTGCGAGAGGACGCGGGCTGCGTGATGCATCTGCACACCCCGGACGGCACTGCTGTTGCGAGCTGTATGGAAGGCCTGCTTCCACTCAACCAGACTGCGCAGCTCGTCACTGGCGACCTCGCCTACCACGACTATGAAGGCATCGCGCTCGACCATGATGAACGCCCGCGCATCCAACGGGACCTCGGCCAAAAGAATCATCTGCTGCTGCGCAATCACGGCACACTGACCGTCGGTCGTTCGGTCGCGTCGGCATTCGAGCGTATGTATCATCTGGAGCGGGCATGCACGATGCAGGTGCGCACCCGCATGTTGGGACCGACGGCCTACCCGGTCGACAAGTTGGTGATCGAAAAGAACGAGAAACTGGTGAGCGATCCGGATCGCTCCGATCTGCGTTCGACAAAGCTCGTCTGGCCGCCGCTGCTGCGTAAGCTTGACAGGATCGATCCCAGCTACAAGAATTAACTCGTCAGCCTCTACACTGACCGGACTACAAACGCCGCCCAATTCCGGGCGGCGTTTTTACTTTTGAAGGCAGAATATCAGCTACGAGCGTCTGCGAAGGCGGCCAGAATGCGCGCCCAGGAACGGATGCCCTTGTGGAAGCTCTGGAGGTCGTACTTCTCATTCGGCGAATGGATATTGTCATCCTCAAGCCCAAATCCGATCAGCACGGTGTCGAGGCCGAGCGTGCGCTTGAAGTCAGCGACGATTGGAATCGACGCGCCGGAGCCGATCAGCAGCGCCTCCTTGCCCCACTCGTCGGTCAAAGCGCGCTTTGCCGCTGCAAGCGGCTTCATTCCCCAATCGAGAGCAATGGCCGGCGCGCCCGCATGATCGGTGAACTCGGCGGAGCAATCTTTCGGCAAGCGGGCCGCGACGAAATCGCGGAAGGCCTTGCGGATCTTCTCGGGGTCCTGGCCCTCCACCAGACGGAACGAGACCTTTGCTGAGGCTTCGGCCGGAATGACGGTCTTTGACCCTTCACCCGTATAACCACCCACGATACCGTTGATGTCACAGGTCGGGCGCGACGATATCTGTTCGATCAGAAGGCGATCCTTCTCACCGGCTGGGACGGAAAGACCGATCGGCTTGAGGAATGTTTCAGGTGTGAGATTCAATCCCTTCCACTGTTCCAGAATGTCCGACGGCAAATCCTTCACGCCGTCATAAAAGCCCGGGATCGTGATGTGTCCGTTCTCGTCGAACAGACCGCCGAGTATCCGCGTCAGCACACGGATCGGATTCTGCGCCCCGCCGCCAAAAATGCCGGAATGCAAATCGCGGTTTGCCGCTTTGATCTTGACCTCATCGTACACGAGCCCGCGCAGCGACGTCGTGATCGCCGGCGTATTTGGATCCCACATGCCGGTGTCACAAACCAGCACGAAGTCCGCAGCAAAGTCCTTCTTATGTTTTTCGAGAAAAGGTCCGAAGTTCTTCGATCCGATTTCCTCCTCGCCCTCGATTAGGATCGTCACGTTCAGCGGCAACGAGCCGGTGACATTCTTCCAGGCTCGGCAAGCTTCGACAAACGTCATGAGCTGGCCTTTGTCATCCTCAGCGCCTCGCGCCACGATGATCTTGCGCCCATCCGCGTGATTGGTGACGACCGGCTCAAACGGGGGGCGGTGCCAGAGATCCAGTGGATCAACCGGCTGTACATCGTAGTGTCCATAGAACAGAACGTGGGCACCACCGGTGCCATTGCTTTTCCCCACAATCGCCGGGTGCCCTGCGGTTTGGCGAACCTCAGTCGCAAAACCGATGCTGGCAATGTCAGCCGCAAGATGATCGGCCGCGTTGCGGCAATCTTCAGCGAAGGCAGGATCAGCCGATATCGACTTGATCCGTAACAGCGCGAACAAACGCTCAAGACTCTTGTCGAAATCAGCATCGATGCGCGCAAGCACATCGGAAAGCGCGGCAGTCTTTGTCATCGTCGGGCTCCGGATTCTAGAAAGAGATTATCGGCGTAACAGACCGCCGAGCGCGCCACGCACAAGGGCGCGGCCGATCGACCCACCAAGTGAACCGCCCACGGATTTACCGACATCAGAAACCATGCCTCCGATCACTTTATTGGTCACGGTGCGCGTCACATCACGGGCAATGACTTGCGTCGTGGACAGTCTTTTCCCGCGCGGCGTATCGGTGCCGAAAATGCTTCCGACGATCGAGCCAAGCTGGCCGAGAACCCCACCTTCCGAGGCTTCTGTTGTTGCTGCGGTACCAGCAACGCGCTTCTGCAGCACCTCATAGGCGGATTCAGAGTCGATCGTGGTGTCGTATTTGCCCTTTACCGGGCTTGCCGCCATGATGGCCTTGCGCTCATCCGGAGTGATCGGTCCGATCCGGGCGGTCGGCGGACGGACCATTACCCGCTCGACCATGGCGGGCGTGCCATTGCCCTCCAGGAAAGACACTAGTGCTTCGCCCTTCCCCAGTTCGGTAATGACCTGGGCCGTATCAAGCGCAGGATTGGGCCGGAACGTCTCTGCGGCCGCCTGAACCGCCTTCTGATCGCGCGGTGTGAAGGCGCGCAAGGCGTGCTGAACACGGTTGCCAAGCTGGGCGAGAACCTTGTCTGGCACGTCGATCGGATTCTGCGTGACGAAATAGACGCCGACACCTTTGGAACGGATAAGACGTACCACCTGCTCGATTTTGTCCATGAGGGCCTTTGGCGCATCATTGAACAACAGGTGCGCTTCATCAAAGAAGAACACGAGCTTTGGCAGCGGCGCGTCGCCGACCTCGGGAAGCTCCTCGAATAATTCGGACAGCATCCACAACAGAAACGTCGCGTAGAGCTTCGGATTTTGCATCAGCTTGTCCGCGACGAGGATGTTCATCATCCCCCGACGATTGGAGTCGGTTCGCATGAAGTCCTTCAGCTGCAACGCCGGCTCGCCGAAGAACTTGTCAGCGCCCTGGTTCTCAAGCACAAGCAACTGGCGCTGGATGGTCCCCACCGTCTGCTTCGAGACATTGCCGTATTGCGTGGTCAATTCGTCAGCATGCTCCGCAACGAAGGACAGGATTGCGCGCAGATCCTTCATATCAAGCAGAAGCAAGCCCTGCTCGTCCGCCACGCGGAACGCAATGTTGAGGACGCCCTCCTGCACATCGTTGAGGTCCATCATCCGCGAGAGCAAAAGCGGCCCCATTTCTGATACCGTCGCTCGAACGGGATGGCCCTGCTCGCCAAAAACATCCCAGAAGACCGTCGAGAACTGATCGGGCTGAAAAACAAGCCCCATTTCCTTGGCACGGCTCAAGATAAAGTCCTTGGCCTCTCCCAACTCGGAGATACCCGACAGGTCACCCTTGATGTCCGCGGCAAAGACCGGCACCCCGGCACGGGCGAAGCCTTCCGCCATAACCTGAAGCGTGACTGTTTTTTCCGGTCCCCGTCGCACCGGTTACAAGGCCATGACGATTGGCTAGCGCAAGCGTCAGGAAGGCAGGCTGATCGCCTTTGCCGACAAACATCATCGTGTCGGTATCGGCGGATGCCGCACTCGCCGCAGCGGCAGGGGGCTTGGTGGCCGTTGCGGATTTCGATGTTGAAGCGGTCTTGGAGGATTTCTTTGCCATTGCCTTGTCTCTTGCAGGCTATCGATGTCGTCAGCTCGGCCGAAGCAACGCATTATAATGCGTTGGAACTCATCTTGCAGGCGGCAATCGAGCGGTCAACCCGCAACGGTAGAACGATCAGATATAAAGTAGTATCGCCTGTGCGCATTGTTCAGTTCCGGACGACCAAAAGAAATAATCCTTTTTCAATACCTGCCTCCTAAGCAAACCGGCTCAGTTGCAACACAACATTTTTTAGAAGATCACGTGCGCTTCGCACACCTTGATGCATCTCTAAATCGGAAATGCAGGACGCCGAACCAAAGAAAATGCGACAAAATCGACGATCACTCTTGCATCACGGCAACACTTTGCACGCGATCGAACTCAAATAGGCGAATCAAGCGCAGCATCGCTTGATATTCATCTCGCACACGCTCAAGATAAAATCATAAGCAAAACATCCGGACGCGTAACCGGAACCGACGGGGCATCTGATGGACGGGCTGATTGATCAGCTGGCTGAAAAAGCTGGCGTGCATGGTTATGTGTCGATACGAAACGTCGATATCGGCGATCTTCAGAACTTATCCCTCAATCCACCGACCAATTGGCTAGGCAATTCTGGAGCAAGCCAAAGCGCTGCCGGAACGCAGCACCTTTTCCAATTCGCTTGAAATCATTTTTCAGTACGAGTCCATGACATATTCTATTTCAAAGATTGACGGGTTGGGCCTGCAGGCCCAGGCCAAACTCAAAGCGGAAGGCATCCGCACAACGGCTGCCCTTCTCGAACAGGCGAGCACTGTAAAGGCTCGCAAAGCCCTTTCTGCAAAAACCGGGATCAGCGAACAGCAACTGCTGGCATGGGCGAATATTGCGGACTGCATGCGCATCAAGGGCATGGGCAAGGCCAAGGCAGAGTTACTTCGCGCCGCCGGCGTCAATACTGTCCGTGAGTTTGCACTTCGCAATCCGGAGCGCCTTGCCCAAGCGATGAAAGACGCCAATGAAAAGCGTAAACTTGTTCGGGTGCTGCCCTCCGAGAAATCGGTCGCACAACTGATCCAGAATGCGCGCAAGCTCCCGCTGAAAATCAGCTACTGAGGCCGCGGGATTATAAGACCCGCGCCCAAGCCTAACTCGACGGCTTGACTCCGTGTGACGGACCGCGCAAAGCCACGCCATGATGGCAGCACCGTCCAGATCGCCCGAGACGCCTGTATCGCAACAGCACACGCTGCTGCAGCCCCTATTTGTGCGCGCCTATCCTGCCGTCATGGGGGTGCTCAATGTCACGCCCGATTCATTTTCCGATGGCGGACAGTTTACGACCTCCGATCAAGCTTTGGCTCAGGCAAAACGCATGATCGCCGAGGGCGCGGATATTATCGATGTCGGAGCGGAATCCACCCGCCCCTACGGCTCGGCGCCGGTCTCTGCAGAAGAAGAATTGCAGAGATTACAGGCTATCCTGCCGCAGGTTGTCGCCCTGGGGCTCCCCGTTTCCATCGACACCATGAAAGCATCAGTCGCGGCGTGGGCGCTCGGCCAGGGAGCGCAAATTGCCAACGACGTATGGGGTCTCCAGCGCGATTCAGACATGGCCCGTGTCGTCTCAGACCATGACGCGCCGATCATCGTGATGCACAATCGCGATACCGTCGATGCCAACATCGACATCATGCAGGATTTGACCACCTTCTTCCGCCGCTCACTCGATATTGCGGCCAAAGCCGGCATACCGCAGAAAAATATCGTGCTCGACCCGGGCATCGGCTTTGGCAAGACGCCCGAACAAAGCATGACAGCGTTAGCCCGGCTCGATGAACTGAAACAGTTCGGGCTTCCATTGCTTGCCGGCGCTTCGCGCAAACGATTTATTGCCAGCGTCACACCGTCAGAGCCGCATCAGCGGCTAGGTGGCTCCATCGCGGCACATCTGATCGCCGTTCAGCGGGGCGCCCAGATCATTCGCGCTCACGACGTGGCGGAAACCGTTCAGGCGCTGCGGGTGGCGGCGGCAATCGAGGACAAACGATGAGTGACACGATCTTCATTAAAGGGCTTCTGATCCATGCCCGCCACGGTTTGCTGGAGCATGAAGCGGAGGTCGGTCAGCGCTTCGTCATCGACCTCGAACTCTCCATAGATCTCGCGGAATCTTCGCTGACTGACAAACTCGCAGACACAGTTTCCTATTCAGATGTGGTGGCAAGCGCGATCGAAGCCTTCAAGGGCCACAACTATTACTTGCTGGAGCGAGCGGCTGGCGCCGTTGCGGAAGCCATACTGTCCACGTTCGACCGCATCAGCGCGGTCAAGGTCACCGTGCACAAGCCTCATGCCCCTATTCCCGCAATCTTCGACGATGTCGGCGTGATCATCACACGCAGCCGGTCCTAGAGTTCGATGGCGAGCGTCCTGATCGCACTCGGTGGCAATGTCGGCGATGTCCGCAGCACATTCCGCAAGGCCATTGCCAACATCTGTGGCATGGCACAGGCAACTTTGATCGCACGATCGTCTGATTACAGCACACCGCCGTGGGGTGACGAACAGCAGGATCGCTTCATCAATGCCTGCATCGAGATCGAGACCGATCTCGATCCACACGCGCTCCTCTTTACGATGCACAAGATCGAAAAGAAGTTCGGTCGCGACCGGGCCAATGAACGGCACTGGGGCCCACGCACGCTTGATCTCGACATGATCGCTTATGATGATGTCCGCCTCGACAGGCCGGAGCTGACATTGCCCCATCCGCGCCTGTTCGAACGCGCGTTTGTGCTGGTTCCACTGACAGAAATCGCGCCCGATCGCCTGATTGCCGGGCGGACACCCCGCCAGGCGCTGTCCCGGCTCGAGGTGGAAGGCATCGAACGCTTGCCAGACCTGCCCTGAAAGCGGAAACAATCATTTGGCTTACGCCCCTCCACGTGGCATTTTCCGGCAAATCAATAACGAAGCTGCCGGGAGTTAACCTGCTGAATGTCCACGGAAACTGACGATCTGCGGCTTGCCGCCGACTTTGCGCCGTCGTCGCGCGACGACTGGCGGAAGCTGGTCGACGGAGTGCTCAAAGGAGCCCCCTTCGAAAAGCTGGTCGGCAAAACCTACGATGGTTTGCGGATCGATCCGATCTATGAGCGCGCGAAGAACGCAGTCGTCATCCCTGGCCGCGCCCCGACAGGTCCATGGCAAATCATGCAACGCGTCGATCATCCCGACGCGGCAGCCGCAAATGCGCAGGCCCTGCACGATCTCGAGAACGGCGCGAGAGGACTCACCTTGGTCTTTGCCGGCGCGAAAGGCGCTCATGGCACCGGCCTTGAGCCGACGGCCGCGGCCCTGGCGCGCGTGCTTGACGGCATCTACCTTGACGCTGGTATCGGTATCGAATTTCAGATCGGCCCGCAGACCCGCGATATGCCGGTCCATTTCGCCGCTCTGCTGCAGCAGAAAGGCATCTCGCCCTCCAATGTGGACGCGCGCTTCGGGCTTGATCCGATTGGCGCGGCGGCTACGTGGGGTAGCAGCCCCTATCCATGGTCAGACATCGCCAAGGTTTTCGGTGCAGCGGTTGGCCAGTTTGCAGCTCAGGGATTTCGCGGACCGTTTGCGGTCGCAGATGGTCGCGTGATCCACGACGCAGGCGGAACCGAGGTTCAGGAGCTCGGCTTCGTACTTGCAGTGGCCGTGGCCTATTTGCGTGCCATTGAAGCAACCGGCGTGCCACTGGATGCAGCCCGGCGAATGATCTATTCGCGGCTCAGCGCCGACGCCGATCAATTCCTCACAATGGCAAAATTCCGCGCGCTGCGATTGCTGTGGGCGCGGGTCGAAGAAAGCTGCGGGTTGACGCCGGAGCCGATGTTCATCGCAGCCGAGACGGCCTGGCGCATGCTGACGCAGCGCGATTCCGACGTGAACATGCTGCGCGCAACCATCGCAACCTTCTCAGCCGCGCTCGGCGGCGCGAATAGCATCACCGTGCTGCCTCACACTCTGGCACTCGGACTACCCGACGCCTTCGCGCGGCGCATTGCACGCAATACGCAGCTCGTCCTGCTGGAAGAATCCAATCTAGAGAAAGTTGCTGATCCTGCTGCGGGCGCAGGCGGCATCGAAGCGCTAACGAGCCAGCTTTGCGAAGCGGCGTGGACGCTATTCCAGGAGACTGAAAAGGCCGGCGGCGCGTTCGCGGCTCTTGAACAGAACATCATTCAGAAGAAAGTCGCCGCCGCACGTGCCGCGCGAGATGCAAACATTGCAAAGCGCCGTGACATCCTGACCGGCGCCAGCGAATTTCCAAACCTCGACGAGAGAACACCAACAGTACTGGATGCCAAGCCGGTCGACCTGCCGTCCTATGGCGAGGCCAAGATCACGTTCGATGCACTACCCCCTATCCGCCTCGCAGCACCATTTGAGGTCTTGCGCGACGCGTCCGACGTGATCCTGGAGACAGCGGGATCACGCCCGAAAGTGTTTCTCGCCAATCTCGGCACGCCAGCGGATTTCACTGCGCGCGCGACCTTCGCCAAAAGCTTCTTCGAGGCCGGCGGGATTGAAGCTGTCGACAGCAACGGTTTTTCTGAACCGGAGAAACTTGCGGCCGCTTTTAAGGACGCCGAAGTTTCCCTCGTCTGCCTGTGTTCCTCGGACAAGGTCTATGCGACGAGCGCGATAGCCGCAGCACAGGCTCTTCATTCAGCGGGCACAAAGCATATTTATCTAGCAGGACGCCCAGGCGATCTCGAAGCTGAGTTGCGAAAAGCCGGAGTGAACGAGTTCATTTTTGCGGGCGCGAATGCGCTGGCTATTTTGAAGGCGGCTTACGAACACATCAGATGAGCAGTATGACAGACAGGACCGCTGTTCTGACTGGTGGTTGCCAATGCGGCGCAATCCGTTTTGCGTCCTACAGCGACCCAGGACGGATCAGCATTTGTCATTGCCGCATGTGTCAAAAGGCCGTGGCCGGACCGTTCGCTGCGTTTGTTGAAATCAATTATGCCGACTTTGCATGGACCCGTGGTGCGCCCGCGACGTTCCGCTCATCCTCCATCGCAGAACGCGACTTCTGTGCGGCGTGCGGAACACCGTTGAGTTACCGTAAAATTAACGGCCCCATTATTGAGATCCTTACCGGTGCTCTGGACCGGCCGGAACTCGTGGTTCCGGCATATGAAACGGGCATCGAGTCCAAGCTGCCATGGCTTGCGACGTTGAGTGAGCTTCCGGGCAGAACTACCGAGCAGAACGACGGTTTTGACGAAGCTGCCCGCATTGTCAGCTATCAGCATCCGGACCATAATACGTAACTGCGCGTTGAAAGATCACGACACCTGAATTCGAGGCGGACGAATGAGCCAGATTCCAAACTTCGCAGACATCGCGTTCCAGGCCGCTCCGTTAGCGACTGCCTCGAACAGCGCGTCTCCCTGGCTCACGCCCGAAGGCATTCCGGTCAAGTCGAGCTATAGCGAAGCGGACCTCAAGGGCATCGACTTCCTCGAGACATGGCCCGGTATCGCGCCGTATCTGCGCGGACCGTATCCCACCATGTATGTCAATCAGCCCTGGACCGTGCGCCAGTACGCCGGCTTCTCGACGGCTGAGGACTCCAACGCCTTCTATCGTCGCAACCTTGCCGCCGGCCAGAAGGGTCTTTCGGTCGCCTTCGATCTCGCCACCCATCGCGGCTACGACTCCGACCACCCGCGCGTCTCCGGCGACGTCGGTATGGCTGGTGTTGCGATCGACTCGATCTACGACATGCGCACGCTGTTCGCTGGCATTCCGCTCGACCAGATGAGCGTGTCGATGACCATGAACGGAGCGGTGCTGCCGATCCTGGCGCTGTTCGTTGTCGCCGCCGAAGAACAGGGTGTGCCACCGGAAAAACTGTCGGGCACCATTCAGAACGATATTCTGAAAGAGTTTATGGTGCGCAACACCTACATCTACCCGCCCCTGCCCTCGATGCGGATCATCTCGGATATCTTTGCCTTCACATCGCAGAAGATGCCGAAGTTCAATTCGATCTCCATTTCCGGCTACCACATGCAG from Nitrobacteraceae bacterium AZCC 1564 includes these protein-coding regions:
- a CDS encoding hypothetical protein (product_source=Hypo-rule applied; transmembrane_helix_parts=Inside_1_1,TMhelix_2_23,Outside_24_32,TMhelix_33_55,Inside_56_328): MIALLIGGTVVLCIGLLTVLFGVPIKEFSFGNTMIVAGTVVSCTGLLLIGLYFVGRELKALARRLETGIPSVPPFAGSREATDLVDVIRSSKNPPDPMPPLPVGRSSREDTLFPRDRPRAAEDFADRSSQEALHAPRPAASVPPAEAPAPWEDDHARNSGTDASDAASSSAQRQRRNLLFSSRRREQTPREVEVRDESFTEQTPAHQQSTEDLSGEESGQHRSNPEPGRLFETAWPQRERPRRDPTPLRSSRPSRAPTSEGSEPEAPRERYQPPKRAETESVTIVKSGVVDSMAYSLYSDGSIEAQMPEGMVRFASIEELRAHLDQRG
- a CDS encoding asparagine N-glycosylation enzyme membrane subunit Stt3 (product_source=COG1287; cog=COG1287; pfam=PF13231; superfamily=51735; transmembrane_helix_parts=Inside_1_23,TMhelix_24_41,Outside_42_70,TMhelix_71_93,Inside_94_105,TMhelix_106_123,Outside_124_127,TMhelix_128_150,Inside_151_156,TMhelix_157_174,Outside_175_193,TMhelix_194_216,Inside_217_235,TMhelix_236_258,Outside_259_300,TMhelix_301_323,Inside_324_335,TMhelix_336_353,Outside_354_362,TMhelix_363_385,Inside_386_391,TMhelix_392_411,Outside_412_549): MSAITTSALDTPARRSVEQVCDDLAIAVLAVVSIIAGLTFRDYGLGWDDYTHAEYADLLLKMFSSGFTDTSALSFANLYMYGGGFDMVAALLHKIIPLELFETRRLLGAIVGVIGLGVTWRLARRISGPIAGLTALVLLALCPIFYGHMFMNPKDAPFAVAMVILMLGLVRLAQEYPAPSPHTTVIIGLGAGLSIGSRILGGLALVYAVAGFLPIWISDIREQGLRETVHRLGRVLYVLLPAVLLGYLIMGLTWPWSIIEPANPFRALTYFSHFFEKPWKELFDGAIVSVPDMPWSYLPTLFALQLPEVMLALLGAGVIGTLVSLTRGNVDAKRKTILSMLTLAAMLPLIIAMVKRPALYNGIRHFIFVIPPMAVLGGVAFAAIFDRLRERGWKVQAAFVTVFIFGLVLPLNEMIRLHPYQYTHFNQIAGTVREADNRYMLDYWGLALKQASEGLRQEIIQRHEVPPRNRKWRVAVCGPQRPAQVALGPEFTIGWDSHAADFAMTLGEFYCKGLNAPVVVEIKRDDVVFARVYDIRGKSIASLLAIPAP
- a CDS encoding ribulose-5-phosphate 4-epimerase/fuculose-1-phosphate aldolase (product_source=COG0235; cath_funfam=3.40.225.10; cog=COG0235; pfam=PF00596; superfamily=53639), which gives rise to MSPAETARLKEVQSTMSEAEWSQRVNLAAAYRLVALYGWDDLVDTHISARVPGPEHHFLINPYGLMFDEITASSLVKVDLDGNQLTPSEYKINPAGFTIHSAIHEVREDAGCVMHLHTPDGTAVASCMEGLLPLNQTAQLVTGDLAYHDYEGIALDHDERPRIQRDLGQKNHLLLRNHGTLTVGRSVASAFERMYHLERACTMQVRTRMLGPTAYPVDKLVIEKNEKLVSDPDRSDLRSTKLVWPPLLRKLDRIDPSYKN
- a CDS encoding acetylornithine deacetylase/succinyl-diaminopimelate desuccinylase-like protein (product_source=COG0624; cath_funfam=3.40.630.10; cog=COG0624; pfam=PF01546,PF07687; superfamily=53187) — encoded protein: MTKTAALSDVLARIDADFDKSLERLFALLRIKSISADPAFAEDCRNAADHLAADIASIGFATEVRQTAGHPAIVGKSNGTGGAHVLFYGHYDVQPVDPLDLWHRPPFEPVVTNHADGRKIIVARGAEDDKGQLMTFVEACRAWKNVTGSLPLNVTILIEGEEEIGSKNFGPFLEKHKKDFAADFVLVCDTGMWDPNTPAITTSLRGLVYDEVKIKAANRDLHSGIFGGGAQNPIRVLTRILGGLFDENGHITIPGFYDGVKDLPSDILEQWKGLNLTPETFLKPIGLSVPAGEKDRLLIEQISSRPTCDINGIVGGYTGEGSKTVIPAEASAKVSFRLVEGQDPEKIRKAFRDFVAARLPKDCSAEFTDHAGAPAIALDWGMKPLAAAKRALTDEWGKEALLIGSGASIPIVADFKRTLGLDTVLIGFGLEDDNIHSPNEKYDLQSFHKGIRSWARILAAFADARS